One Faecalispora anaeroviscerum genomic window carries:
- a CDS encoding antirestriction protein ArdA, which produces MNIRIKTEHGLTGLELPCREEKIAEFCKGLDTTNNSKTEITVDYVYLNDRANALLSGKTYNLDKLNYLAKRLDSFDKNELTTFYAVAYSEKNNDIDRLINHTFNTHCYSVVRDFSDLDSIGKDMYLTQQGGVTMEELNRLDGEGYFKKVLADNPNPIVTPYGILYRNKNQYEQVYDGSHFPDYLWDDNMGTVTISKDSVKEYLYLPFAESELNKAMERLGAVSTSECDVELDSEFLTDQILASITEGEPIENKLMQLSYFSEKYAELGTREKPYLDALVECLEPRTVKDVNTIMNSLHEFEIFHGIHTAKDYGRYMIIDSGHFEYDENLEEYIDFEKYGSHRLKWENGVFTDQGYILYHGYNMELTNMLSEIGIEVEPQETQTLKLYMPLRATTYYDENDYGDLYQVDFEIEVYPEELAEYEEEILEAIEHNSLPEEKERGLMKYYGENDSVNAKVKRYDFSVENVRGKLMGIATLVLNAPLEDKEMEKIKEEISGQASDGWCEGFEQREIKCNGKEIYVSFWQSKNWSLQTAEELGISEPKQELTMGGM; this is translated from the coding sequence TTGAATATTAGAATTAAAACCGAACATGGTCTGACAGGTCTTGAATTACCTTGCAGAGAGGAAAAAATTGCAGAGTTTTGCAAGGGCCTTGACACCACAAACAATTCCAAAACAGAGATCACAGTAGACTATGTTTATCTGAATGACCGTGCCAATGCACTTCTCTCGGGAAAAACCTATAACCTTGATAAGTTAAACTATCTTGCAAAAAGGTTGGACAGCTTCGACAAAAATGAATTAACTACTTTTTATGCCGTAGCCTACAGCGAAAAGAACAATGACATCGACAGGCTCATCAACCACACTTTTAATACCCACTGTTACAGCGTTGTGAGGGATTTTAGCGACCTTGATTCCATAGGTAAGGATATGTACCTCACCCAGCAAGGTGGAGTAACTATGGAGGAATTAAACCGACTGGATGGCGAAGGCTATTTCAAAAAGGTGCTTGCCGATAACCCCAATCCCATAGTTACCCCATATGGCATTCTCTATAGAAACAAAAATCAGTATGAGCAAGTGTATGACGGCAGCCACTTCCCCGACTATTTATGGGACGATAATATGGGAACCGTCACAATCAGCAAAGACAGCGTCAAGGAATATCTCTATCTGCCCTTTGCTGAAAGCGAACTGAATAAAGCAATGGAACGGCTTGGAGCTGTCTCTACATCCGAATGTGATGTAGAGCTTGATAGTGAATTTTTAACCGACCAAATTCTCGCATCTATTACAGAGGGAGAGCCGATTGAAAATAAGTTGATGCAGCTATCCTATTTCAGCGAAAAGTATGCAGAGCTTGGGACAAGGGAAAAGCCATATCTTGATGCCCTTGTAGAATGCCTTGAGCCTCGCACAGTAAAAGATGTAAATACCATTATGAACAGCCTTCATGAGTTTGAAATCTTCCACGGCATCCATACCGCAAAGGACTATGGCAGATATATGATCATAGACAGCGGTCACTTTGAGTATGATGAAAACCTTGAAGAATACATCGACTTTGAGAAATATGGAAGTCACAGGCTGAAATGGGAAAACGGAGTTTTCACTGATCAAGGATACATTCTCTACCACGGCTACAATATGGAGCTTACCAATATGCTTTCGGAAATCGGCATAGAGGTTGAACCGCAGGAAACCCAAACGCTTAAGCTGTATATGCCCCTTAGAGCCACCACCTACTATGATGAAAATGATTATGGTGATCTGTATCAAGTGGATTTTGAAATAGAAGTATATCCCGAAGAACTTGCTGAATATGAAGAAGAAATTTTAGAAGCCATTGAACATAACAGTCTGCCGGAAGAAAAAGAGCGTGGGCTGATGAAGTATTATGGTGAAAATGATTCGGTTAATGCCAAGGTAAAACGCTATGATTTCTCTGTTGAAAATGTTCGTGGCAAGCTTATGGGTATAGCCACCTTAGTGTTAAATGCTCCTCTTGAGGATAAGGAAATGGAGAAAATAAAAGAAGAAATTTCCGGGCAAGCCAGTGATGGCTGGTGTGAGGGTTTTGAGCAAAGAGAAATCAAATGTAACGGAAAAGAGATTTATGTGAGCTTCTGGCAAAGCAAAAATTGGAGCTTGCAAACTGCCGAAGAACTTGGTATCAGTGAGCCAAAACAAGAACTGACTATGGGAGGGATGTAA
- a CDS encoding DUF4314 domain-containing protein gives MRGFPTQEQVNKIKEQYPIGTVIELTADMDDSYHPIKQGMRGEVIGTDDIGTLHMKWQNGSGLGVMVGEDSFKVISKPEEQEMETSKMEMGGMSL, from the coding sequence ATGCGTGGATTTCCCACACAAGAACAGGTAAATAAAATCAAGGAGCAGTACCCCATTGGTACGGTCATTGAACTGACAGCAGATATGGATGACTCCTACCACCCCATCAAGCAAGGTATGCGTGGTGAAGTAATTGGAACTGACGATATTGGCACCTTGCATATGAAATGGCAAAATGGGAGTGGTCTTGGAGTGATGGTTGGTGAGGACAGCTTCAAGGTTATCTCAAAACCCGAAGAACAGGAAATGGAAACCTCTAAAATGGAGATGGGAGGTATGAGCCTATGA
- a CDS encoding phage antirepressor, with protein MHEIKIFENEEFGQVRTLLIDGEPWFVGRDIAEILKYSNTRKAIADHVDDDDKTDGVTIRDSIGRSQKPIIINESGLYSLILSSKLPAAKKFKRWVTGEVLPSIRKHGAYITMPKLEEIMANPDSLELLLKQLLAETQKNKELEQQLTVLIPKGEYYDRLIETEMLTNLRITAHELGIKPMAFTQFLLDNKYVYRDTHQKVLPYQPYVHDGVFVIKDFRKNGFHGKQTLITVYGKLYLLTELKKENRI; from the coding sequence ATGCATGAAATAAAGATTTTTGAAAACGAGGAATTTGGGCAGGTACGAACCCTGCTTATTGACGGCGAGCCTTGGTTTGTGGGTAGGGATATAGCTGAGATTTTGAAGTATAGCAATACAAGAAAAGCAATTGCTGATCATGTGGACGATGATGATAAAACCGATGGGGTAACGATTCGTGACTCCATCGGCAGAAGTCAGAAACCAATTATTATCAATGAAAGCGGTCTATACTCGCTCATTCTGTCCAGCAAGCTGCCTGCTGCTAAAAAGTTCAAGCGTTGGGTAACCGGCGAGGTTCTGCCCTCCATCCGAAAGCATGGCGCATACATCACCATGCCAAAGCTTGAAGAAATTATGGCTAACCCCGACAGCTTGGAGCTTCTGCTCAAGCAGCTTCTTGCAGAAACACAGAAAAACAAGGAATTAGAGCAGCAACTCACAGTCCTTATACCCAAGGGTGAATATTATGACAGGCTGATTGAAACTGAAATGCTCACCAATCTTCGTATTACCGCACATGAGCTTGGTATCAAGCCTATGGCATTCACGCAATTTCTTTTGGACAACAAATATGTCTATCGGGATACACACCAAAAAGTGCTTCCCTATCAGCCCTATGTCCATGATGGCGTGTTTGTAATTAAAGATTTTCGCAAGAACGGCTTTCACGGTAAACAAACGCTGATTACCGTATATGGCAAGCTCTATTTGCTGACAGAACTGAAAAAAGAAAACCGCATTTAA
- a CDS encoding DNA adenine methylase — MKSIISWVGGKGKLMWLINLLAPPRYERSIDVFGGSGTVTLNLDCPPSTLKVYNDFNANLVNLMRCARDKPLALIREIGFLTLNARDDFEVFKRFIAKEEFTEEDLKQELKLTEIMLSPPSVAEAKELLLANAEEKDIKRAAIYYKLLRYSFNANGDTYGGKRCDVRRFFVDIWRFNRAFSEVTIENKDFEALIKQYDRPNAFIYCDPPYYDAEGFYAVAFPKADHIRLRDALKKAQGYVMVSYNNSAEIIELYQDFYIFHTTRPNSMSHKEGDVYEELIITNYDPRPYLQMKNHQLNLFSFINLLNEGEYKLIHEPSSPLKA, encoded by the coding sequence ATGAAAAGCATTATCAGCTGGGTGGGCGGCAAAGGCAAGCTCATGTGGCTGATTAACCTACTTGCTCCGCCCAGGTATGAACGGAGCATTGATGTGTTTGGTGGCAGCGGAACAGTGACATTAAACCTCGACTGTCCCCCAAGTACCCTAAAGGTATATAACGATTTCAATGCCAATCTTGTGAATCTCATGCGGTGTGCCAGAGATAAGCCGCTTGCACTCATTCGTGAGATTGGTTTTTTAACCCTTAATGCCCGTGATGACTTTGAGGTGTTTAAGCGTTTCATTGCAAAAGAAGAATTTACCGAGGAAGATTTAAAGCAGGAGTTAAAGCTCACGGAAATTATGCTCTCGCCGCCAAGTGTAGCAGAAGCCAAGGAACTGCTCCTTGCCAATGCAGAGGAAAAGGATATCAAGAGAGCCGCCATTTATTACAAACTGCTTCGTTATAGCTTTAATGCCAATGGCGATACCTACGGTGGCAAACGATGTGATGTCCGCAGGTTCTTTGTGGATATTTGGCGGTTTAACCGTGCCTTTTCGGAGGTCACCATTGAAAATAAGGACTTTGAAGCCCTTATCAAGCAGTACGATAGACCGAATGCCTTTATCTATTGCGATCCCCCGTACTATGATGCCGAGGGATTTTATGCCGTGGCATTCCCAAAAGCCGACCATATCAGGCTTAGAGATGCACTTAAGAAAGCACAGGGATATGTCATGGTCAGCTACAACAATTCAGCAGAAATTATAGAGCTTTACCAAGACTTCTATATTTTCCATACTACAAGACCAAACAGTATGTCCCACAAGGAAGGAGATGTTTATGAAGAACTGATTATCACCAACTATGACCCAAGACCATATCTCCAAATGAAAAATCACCAATTAAACTTGTTTTCTTTTATCAATCTTTTGAATGAAGGAGAATACAAACTCATCCACGAGCCTTCATCACCTTTGAAGGCTTAA
- a CDS encoding DUF3849 domain-containing protein: MDKKYVYPYSLNEAKRNGEMEQYQESLRENNRCADFIEDTINANFDGYHLGHDVAKMVIAEFGYDRVNFVLANTLQELSHDGRFSRDNKEWAKSIYIPENKINGMNANAEFRVDSHPAVLDGFVNQARKEYQSLNLWNYTHCNDKTHLNYTGRVMVLNPTCLKDDYKTPRDQLVLCEGGFGCSPTASGRKVFGRFLSDGEKCQYGRSDYIGELKAELLPDWAREKVQEMTNQQQSSPVMGGIEM; the protein is encoded by the coding sequence ATGGATAAAAAATATGTGTATCCCTACAGTCTAAACGAAGCCAAGCGAAACGGTGAAATGGAACAGTACCAAGAATCTCTACGAGAAAATAACCGCTGTGCTGACTTTATTGAGGACACGATCAATGCCAATTTTGACGGTTACCACTTAGGTCACGATGTTGCAAAAATGGTGATTGCAGAGTTTGGCTATGACAGAGTGAACTTCGTCCTTGCAAATACCCTGCAAGAGCTGTCCCACGATGGCAGATTTTCGAGGGATAACAAGGAGTGGGCAAAGAGTATCTATATCCCCGAAAATAAAATTAACGGTATGAATGCCAATGCCGAGTTCCGTGTGGACAGCCATCCCGCTGTCCTTGACGGCTTTGTAAACCAAGCGAGAAAGGAATATCAGAGTCTCAATCTATGGAATTACACCCACTGCAACGACAAAACCCATCTTAACTACACAGGCAGAGTGATGGTACTCAATCCTACCTGCTTAAAAGACGATTACAAGACACCTCGTGATCAGCTTGTTTTATGTGAAGGTGGTTTTGGCTGCAGTCCAACGGCCAGCGGCAGAAAGGTGTTCGGCAGATTTCTTTCAGACGGAGAAAAATGCCAGTATGGCCGCAGTGACTATATCGGGGAGCTGAAAGCCGAGCTGCTCCCCGATTGGGCAAGAGAAAAAGTGCAGGAGATGACAAATCAACAGCAGTCCTCGCCTGTGATGGGAGGGATTGAAATGTAG
- a CDS encoding YodL domain-containing protein translates to MESVKLKNSLIYYYGSPSGYLKDGTANIDTMFQCEEILAWCKDKKYQPCFSEGIFESLARKEDVSQFMKNEESLKNVRIWQLKSDSDFSMRFISFDEFEKQFGQPDKNSYEVIFDGSLPTNNLDAIYEICNINHPDGYRGHSLSMSDVVELYDENGSEFHYVDRFGFKEIGFEAQEQSPQFDMKM, encoded by the coding sequence ATGGAAAGTGTAAAACTCAAAAACAGCCTGATTTACTATTATGGCAGCCCCTCAGGGTATCTGAAGGATGGCACGGCGAATATTGATACCATGTTTCAGTGTGAAGAAATCTTAGCTTGGTGCAAAGATAAAAAGTATCAGCCTTGCTTTTCTGAGGGTATCTTTGAGAGTCTTGCGAGGAAGGAGGATGTATCACAGTTTATGAAAAATGAAGAATCCCTAAAGAATGTCCGAATCTGGCAATTAAAATCCGATTCGGATTTTTCTATGCGCTTTATCTCCTTTGATGAATTTGAGAAGCAGTTCGGGCAGCCGGACAAGAACAGTTATGAAGTGATCTTTGATGGCAGCTTGCCCACCAACAATCTTGATGCAATCTATGAGATTTGCAACATCAACCACCCCGATGGCTACAGGGGTCACTCTCTTTCCATGTCCGATGTAGTGGAGCTGTATGACGAAAACGGCAGTGAATTTCATTATGTGGATCGGTTTGGATTTAAAGAGATTGGCTTTGAAGCACAGGAGCAGTCCCCGCAATTTGATATGAAAATGTAG
- a CDS encoding SpoVG family protein has translation MKQNDALALDVRVNPAQSGDKVKAYASVNIGGAFAIKNIRIIEGSKGLFVAMPSVKNHKGEYDDIFFPITKESRKAFNDAVLTAYEQSMEMAKSHEQEQKTEPEMSM, from the coding sequence ATGAAGCAGAACGATGCTTTGGCTCTTGATGTAAGAGTCAATCCCGCCCAAAGCGGTGACAAGGTAAAGGCTTATGCCTCGGTGAATATCGGCGGTGCCTTTGCAATCAAGAACATTCGTATTATCGAGGGCAGCAAAGGGCTTTTTGTGGCTATGCCCAGCGTGAAAAACCATAAGGGAGAATATGACGATATTTTCTTCCCCATCACCAAGGAAAGCCGAAAAGCCTTTAACGATGCAGTTTTAACTGCCTATGAGCAATCGATGGAAATGGCAAAGAGCCATGAACAGGAGCAGAAAACCGAACCCGAAATGTCCATGTAA
- a CDS encoding DUF6133 family protein has product MKTIKNMIAKAKNAVNNAAVKATTFLMVQKNKMRLAVANNSGENYVDSAVKILIAVVLGGLLLAGLYALFGDVVMPTLKTKIQEMFNYAG; this is encoded by the coding sequence ATGAAAACCATTAAAAACATGATCGCTAAGGCTAAGAATGCAGTGAACAATGCAGCCGTTAAGGCAACCACCTTTCTTATGGTTCAGAAGAATAAAATGCGTCTTGCGGTGGCGAACAACAGCGGTGAAAATTATGTCGATAGTGCCGTAAAAATTCTAATTGCTGTGGTTTTGGGCGGCCTGCTCCTTGCCGGTCTTTACGCTTTGTTCGGAGATGTGGTTATGCCTACGCTAAAAACCAAAATTCAGGAAATGTTCAACTACGCAGGTTAA
- a CDS encoding S-layer homology domain-containing protein, producing MREKLKKSASLLIILCLVLSVFGGSAYAAHRYFEDAKGHWAEDAIKTLTEQGAIAGFPDGLVHPDEIITRAEFATLLARTMTDTVKADANTAAFTDIGGHWAEQSIHYLVQQKIIDTDDYENKLFSPNEPITRLEMVKMLVRALGDNCHSKDCICDLDFTDISLLEKEDRMYLCIGEKYFIIKGYPDKTAKPNDNATRGEAFEMLVKEEEAKDKIEQEKPPVIKPDEKPSGGGGNGGGGSSYVPAPQFSFTLPKNSYVGEEVKISPQAKYVSSVSWSITKDEIPVELSSVFEGELNKDGGTLKAKKVGKYTITATAKNSRGREGTHSQTVTVYPVITMDFTLPKTAHTDTTIPVELKIQNLGQNTVVWSLTQDGKALELEKAIAGELTHAGGTIQFKEKGSYVLTAKITDEIGKETTVSKNIDIYPVAEIKLTLPTISHTDKAVTLQTESKNTEDLTAAWTLTKNGVPAELQSQIEGDVSLSDSTIRFKEKGVYQLIVALTDKTGRTFTDTAKITIYPVGAVGFYIPSILHTDDTVKVETTLAEIGEKIATWTATKNGKEIPLSDAITGTLTNEGGNIRFKDKGEYILKCSFTDDGGRAYSYEQAAKVYPVPTVTYTQPKLIHTDTKVAINTTGTDLDGLSLEWLVDNSFGYQDWDTFVTGNLNNEGGNIYFKRAGIYELVARTTDETGRVFLFEPKNKTEVLPVLTLGFELPEVAYTDTQIDIRTSGHNNTLPMEWSLTKNGKSIAISSATDGELNKLGGKVRFTSHGEYVLTAKMVDLLGRSYSHSESITIMPIVDFAFTMPTTVHYGKSFEVAISKSQHTEQANAVWTLSKNGESCSYVGELSKNGGTIAINDIGEFTLTAVVTDILGRECRYSQSITLTNTLPVISEVNAVPTRTVKDGKFLVKISANATDADGDTTTLEWQGRTEGDYYAVGTHTIKVRAKDSTGAYGEWINKTFEVINAAPTISAFTASPTRTVKDGKFLVNITAVATDSDGDDATLEWQGRTEGDYYAVGTHTIKVRANDIAGAYSQWIEKSFTVVSNNPTVTLTATPTRTVKNGKFLVNISTTSNDADGDAITLEWENKAADNYYAVGTHTIRVRAKDSTGAYSEWVSKTFTVANSAPTRPVITRTPNGNSVTPGTAVTITASSTDPDGDAITYVWENRPAESYVYPLGKNVVRVKAVDSTGAESPWAAIVFFVADGNGSGGMTLTGPDSTILENGIEGATITKYTFTVPPVSGHNGNDYGRVRGYNVLTKQWDQLDYGTTSNGITFEKSLNSGLYSKLEFYYFTNHNCMYGKSNITYSVEYFFE from the coding sequence ATGAGAGAAAAGCTGAAAAAGAGCGCCTCTCTGCTCATTATCCTTTGCCTTGTTCTCTCTGTATTCGGGGGCAGCGCCTATGCTGCCCACCGATACTTTGAGGATGCCAAAGGACACTGGGCGGAAGATGCGATCAAAACACTCACCGAGCAGGGTGCAATTGCAGGATTTCCCGATGGGCTTGTTCATCCCGATGAAATTATCACAAGAGCAGAGTTTGCTACTTTGCTTGCAAGAACGATGACCGATACCGTTAAAGCAGACGCAAATACCGCTGCGTTTACCGATATTGGCGGTCACTGGGCAGAGCAAAGCATCCACTATTTGGTGCAGCAGAAAATTATCGACACCGATGATTATGAAAATAAGCTGTTTTCACCCAACGAGCCAATAACTCGTTTAGAAATGGTAAAAATGCTTGTTCGTGCCTTGGGCGATAACTGCCATAGCAAGGACTGCATTTGTGACCTTGATTTTACTGACATCAGTCTCCTTGAAAAAGAGGATAGGATGTATCTTTGCATTGGCGAAAAATATTTCATTATCAAGGGCTACCCCGACAAAACAGCCAAGCCAAACGATAACGCTACCCGTGGCGAAGCCTTTGAAATGCTTGTGAAAGAGGAAGAAGCCAAGGATAAAATAGAGCAGGAAAAGCCGCCTGTGATCAAGCCGGATGAAAAGCCTTCCGGTGGTGGTGGAAATGGCGGTGGCGGTTCGTCCTATGTCCCAGCTCCGCAGTTTAGCTTTACACTTCCCAAAAACAGCTATGTAGGCGAGGAAGTAAAGATTTCGCCCCAAGCCAAATATGTAAGCTCGGTTTCATGGAGCATCACCAAGGACGAAATTCCAGTGGAGCTGTCCTCCGTCTTTGAGGGCGAACTCAATAAGGATGGCGGTACACTGAAAGCAAAGAAAGTCGGTAAATATACCATTACCGCTACTGCTAAAAACAGCCGTGGCAGAGAGGGCACTCATAGCCAAACGGTGACGGTATATCCCGTAATTACAATGGATTTTACTCTGCCTAAAACCGCACACACCGACACAACAATTCCTGTAGAATTGAAAATCCAAAACCTTGGTCAGAACACTGTGGTATGGTCGCTGACACAGGACGGAAAGGCACTTGAGCTTGAAAAAGCCATCGCCGGTGAGCTTACCCATGCAGGCGGAACAATTCAGTTTAAGGAAAAAGGCAGTTATGTATTAACCGCCAAAATTACAGATGAAATCGGCAAGGAAACCACTGTTTCCAAAAACATTGACATCTATCCCGTAGCCGAAATTAAGCTGACACTGCCTACAATTTCCCACACCGATAAAGCAGTCACCTTACAGACAGAGAGCAAAAATACAGAGGATTTGACAGCAGCTTGGACACTGACCAAGAATGGTGTGCCTGCGGAGTTACAAAGCCAAATTGAGGGCGATGTGAGCCTCTCAGACAGCACCATTCGTTTTAAGGAAAAAGGAGTCTATCAACTTATAGTAGCCCTAACGGATAAAACTGGTAGAACCTTTACTGATACTGCAAAAATCACCATCTACCCTGTGGGTGCTGTAGGCTTCTATATTCCGAGCATTCTCCACACTGATGATACTGTAAAGGTGGAAACCACCCTTGCAGAAATCGGAGAGAAAATTGCCACTTGGACTGCCACTAAAAACGGCAAGGAAATTCCTCTATCTGATGCCATCACAGGAACACTTACCAATGAGGGTGGCAATATCCGTTTCAAGGATAAGGGCGAATATATCCTCAAATGCTCATTTACCGATGACGGTGGCAGAGCCTATTCCTATGAGCAAGCAGCAAAGGTCTATCCCGTTCCCACTGTTACCTATACACAGCCAAAGCTCATTCATACCGATACCAAGGTAGCCATCAATACCACAGGCACAGACTTGGACGGACTTAGCTTGGAGTGGCTTGTAGACAACAGCTTCGGTTATCAAGACTGGGACACCTTTGTTACAGGAAATCTTAATAACGAGGGTGGAAATATTTACTTTAAGCGAGCAGGAATTTATGAGCTTGTGGCAAGAACCACCGATGAAACAGGCAGAGTATTCCTCTTTGAGCCTAAGAACAAAACCGAGGTGCTGCCGGTGCTGACCCTTGGCTTCGAACTCCCCGAGGTTGCCTACACCGATACCCAAATCGACATTCGAACCAGTGGTCACAACAATACTCTGCCAATGGAGTGGTCACTTACTAAGAACGGAAAGAGCATCGCAATATCCTCCGCTACTGATGGGGAGCTTAATAAGTTAGGTGGAAAGGTGCGTTTTACCTCTCACGGTGAATATGTCCTGACCGCCAAGATGGTGGATCTTCTTGGCAGAAGCTATTCCCACAGCGAAAGCATCACCATTATGCCTATCGTAGATTTTGCTTTTACAATGCCCACAACAGTGCATTACGGCAAGTCTTTCGAGGTTGCAATCAGCAAATCTCAACATACAGAACAAGCAAATGCGGTATGGACTTTAAGCAAGAATGGTGAATCCTGCTCCTATGTTGGCGAGCTTTCCAAGAATGGAGGAACAATCGCAATCAATGACATTGGTGAATTTACGCTGACTGCGGTTGTCACCGATATCTTGGGCAGAGAGTGCCGTTATTCCCAGAGCATCACGCTGACCAACACCCTGCCGGTAATCAGTGAAGTTAACGCAGTACCGACAAGAACAGTAAAAGACGGCAAATTCCTTGTAAAGATTTCTGCCAATGCTACCGATGCAGACGGCGATACCACCACATTGGAATGGCAAGGCAGAACCGAGGGCGATTACTATGCTGTTGGTACGCACACAATCAAGGTACGAGCAAAGGACAGCACAGGAGCCTATGGTGAATGGATAAACAAAACCTTTGAGGTGATCAATGCCGCACCTACCATCAGCGCGTTTACCGCATCCCCGACAAGAACAGTAAAAGACGGCAAATTCCTTGTAAACATTACTGCTGTTGCCACCGATTCAGACGGTGATGATGCTACATTAGAATGGCAAGGCAGAACCGAGGGCGATTACTATGCTGTTGGTACGCACACCATTAAGGTACGTGCAAATGATATTGCCGGAGCATATTCCCAATGGATAGAAAAGAGCTTTACTGTTGTGAGCAATAATCCTACTGTAACACTCACAGCAACACCTACCCGTACTGTAAAAAACGGTAAGTTCCTTGTGAATATCTCTACTACAAGCAATGATGCTGATGGAGATGCTATTACCTTGGAATGGGAAAACAAAGCAGCCGACAACTATTATGCGGTTGGAACCCATACCATTCGTGTCCGTGCCAAGGACAGCACAGGAGCTTATTCCGAATGGGTAAGCAAAACATTTACTGTGGCAAACTCTGCACCCACTCGCCCTGTGATTACAAGGACACCAAACGGCAATAGTGTAACACCGGGAACAGCGGTAACCATTACCGCCAGCAGCACTGATCCAGACGGCGATGCCATCACCTATGTGTGGGAAAATCGCCCAGCAGAAAGTTATGTCTATCCTCTTGGAAAAAATGTGGTTCGGGTAAAAGCAGTGGACAGCACGGGAGCAGAGTCTCCTTGGGCAGCCATCGTGTTCTTTGTGGCTGACGGAAATGGCAGTGGTGGTATGACATTGACAGGACCCGACTCTACGATTTTGGAGAACGGTATTGAGGGTGCAACCATCACCAAATACACCTTTACTGTTCCGCCGGTCAGTGGACACAACGGCAATGATTACGGTCGAGTGCGTGGATACAATGTGCTGACCAAGCAGTGGGATCAGCTTGACTACGGCACCACTTCAAACGGCATTACCTTTGAAAAGAGCCTCAACAGTGGTTTGTATTCCAAGCTTGAGTTCTATTATTTTACAAATCACAATTGCATGTATGGGAAATCAAACATCACCTACAGCGTAGAGTATTTCTTTGAGTAA
- a CDS encoding prepilin peptidase, which translates to MSSVVIQAILFTALLIYAAVKDVQTREISPYLCIGIACLSLLDFYPENLLGLGIPVILWVCATWICPEQLGGGDIKLTTVVSVLIGFTATAYGIIIAFTLELLIFQQIKRKLTKQGAWNYAMPLAPFLAVGFLTTYFMKLGGLTI; encoded by the coding sequence ATGTCCAGTGTCGTTATTCAAGCTATTTTGTTCACAGCATTACTCATTTATGCCGCCGTAAAAGATGTACAGACAAGAGAAATATCCCCATACCTTTGCATAGGAATTGCCTGTTTAAGCCTACTTGATTTTTATCCCGAAAATCTTTTAGGGCTTGGCATCCCCGTTATTCTATGGGTGTGTGCTACATGGATTTGCCCGGAACAGCTTGGCGGAGGCGATATTAAGCTGACTACTGTCGTAAGTGTTCTAATCGGTTTTACTGCTACTGCTTACGGAATCATCATCGCATTTACCTTAGAGCTGCTGATATTTCAACAAATCAAAAGGAAACTGACAAAGCAAGGGGCATGGAACTACGCCATGCCTCTTGCTCCTTTTTTAGCCGTAGGATTTTTAACCACATATTTTATGAAATTAGGAGGACTAACCATATGA